In a single window of the Streptomyces cinnabarinus genome:
- a CDS encoding thiolase family protein, which yields MRDAVIVEAVRTPIGKGKPGGALAHVHPVELLAHTLRTLVERSGVDPALVDDVIGGTVDQVGEQAMNTTRYAALSAGFPESVPATTVDRQCGSSQQAVHFAAQGVMAGAYDLVVACGVESMSRVPMWSNVPPGKDPFGPGVAERYPEGLVPQGISAELIAAKWSITRDRMDAFAVSSHHRAAEAWAAGRFDAEVAPLDGVARDECVRPNSSTEILAGLKPAYHDPGFAERFPQIEWNVTAGNASPVNDGASAVLITSSETADRLGLRPLARLHSFAVTGSDPLLMLTGVIPATEKVLRRASLTLDDIDLFEVNEAFSSVVLAWRQETGADLAKVNVNGGAIALGHPLGASGTRLTTTLVHAMRERGARYGLQTMCEAGGLANAMILESV from the coding sequence ATGCGTGACGCAGTGATCGTCGAAGCCGTACGCACACCCATAGGCAAGGGCAAGCCCGGCGGCGCCCTGGCCCACGTCCACCCCGTCGAACTCCTCGCCCACACCCTGCGCACCCTCGTCGAGCGCTCCGGCGTCGACCCGGCGCTGGTCGACGACGTCATCGGCGGCACCGTCGACCAGGTCGGCGAACAGGCCATGAACACCACCCGGTACGCCGCCCTGTCCGCCGGGTTCCCCGAGTCGGTGCCCGCGACCACCGTGGACCGCCAGTGCGGCTCCTCCCAGCAGGCCGTGCACTTCGCCGCCCAGGGCGTCATGGCGGGCGCCTACGACCTCGTCGTGGCCTGCGGTGTGGAGTCCATGAGCCGGGTGCCGATGTGGTCGAACGTCCCGCCCGGCAAGGACCCCTTCGGCCCCGGTGTCGCCGAGCGCTACCCGGAGGGCCTGGTCCCGCAGGGCATCAGCGCCGAACTCATCGCCGCCAAGTGGTCCATCACCCGCGACCGGATGGACGCCTTCGCGGTCTCCTCGCACCACCGGGCGGCCGAGGCGTGGGCCGCGGGCCGCTTCGACGCCGAGGTCGCGCCCCTGGACGGCGTGGCCCGTGACGAGTGCGTACGGCCGAACAGCAGCACCGAGATCCTGGCCGGGCTGAAGCCCGCCTACCACGACCCCGGGTTCGCCGAGCGCTTCCCGCAGATCGAGTGGAACGTCACCGCGGGCAACGCCAGCCCCGTCAACGACGGCGCCTCCGCCGTCCTGATCACCTCCAGCGAAACGGCCGACCGGCTCGGCCTGCGCCCGCTGGCCCGGCTGCACAGCTTCGCGGTCACCGGCTCCGACCCGCTGCTCATGCTCACCGGCGTCATCCCGGCCACCGAGAAGGTGCTGCGCAGGGCCTCGCTGACCCTCGACGACATCGACCTGTTCGAGGTCAACGAGGCCTTCTCCAGCGTCGTTCTCGCCTGGCGCCAGGAGACCGGCGCCGACCTGGCCAAGGTCAATGTCAACGGCGGCGCCATCGCCCTCGGCCACCCCCTCGGCGCCAGCGGCACCCGCCTGACGACGACACTCGTCCACGCGATGCGCGAGCGGGGAGCCCGCTACGGCCTCCAGACCATGTGCGAGGCGGGCGGGCTGGCCAACGCGATGATCCTGGAGTCGGTGTAA
- a CDS encoding TVP38/TMEM64 family protein, whose protein sequence is MLDATTRSGGTALASPQAVVTTELAVAGAPVTLAARCSRALLSPWSRLSLLVALLISAAAAVLLFEPQRLLADGWPPQLGGAAATVVFAVAYGLCTVAFVPRPLLNLGAGALFGAQLGLGAALAGTVLGAGLAFGLGRILGQEALRPLLRGRWLKAADGQLSRHGFRSMLAVRLFPGVPFWAANYCAAVSRMGYVPFLLATALGSIPNTAAYVVAGARASAPTSPAFLIALACIAVPALVGVVVAWRKRHHLRGH, encoded by the coding sequence ATGCTCGATGCCACCACCCGCTCTGGGGGCACCGCCCTGGCCTCTCCCCAGGCCGTCGTCACCACGGAGCTCGCCGTCGCCGGCGCGCCCGTGACCCTCGCCGCGCGCTGTTCGAGAGCGCTGCTCTCGCCCTGGTCACGGCTGTCCCTGCTGGTCGCCCTGCTGATCTCGGCCGCGGCCGCCGTGCTGCTGTTCGAACCACAGCGGCTGCTGGCGGACGGCTGGCCACCCCAGCTGGGCGGGGCCGCGGCGACGGTGGTGTTCGCGGTGGCGTACGGACTGTGCACGGTGGCGTTCGTGCCCCGGCCGCTGCTCAATCTCGGGGCGGGCGCGCTCTTCGGCGCCCAGCTGGGTCTGGGCGCCGCCCTCGCGGGCACGGTGCTCGGGGCGGGGCTCGCCTTCGGGCTCGGCCGGATCCTCGGCCAGGAGGCGCTGCGCCCGCTGCTGCGGGGCCGCTGGCTGAAGGCGGCGGACGGGCAGCTCTCCCGGCACGGCTTCCGCTCGATGCTGGCGGTACGGCTGTTCCCCGGGGTGCCGTTCTGGGCGGCGAACTACTGCGCCGCCGTCTCCCGCATGGGGTATGTGCCGTTCCTGCTCGCGACGGCGCTCGGCTCGATCCCGAACACCGCCGCCTACGTGGTGGCCGGCGCCCGTGCCTCGGCGCCGACCTCCCCGGCCTTCCTGATCGCGCTGGCCTGCATCGCCGTACCCGCCCTGGTGGGCGTGGTGGTGGCCTGGCGCAAGCGGCATCACCTGCGCGGGCACTGA
- a CDS encoding FAD-dependent monooxygenase produces the protein MARARSVLIVGGGSAGNTLAILLANSGVSVDLVESRPDWGVLGSGILLHGNALRVLRDAGVWPQVRDAGFAFDSIGILAPDGTVVAEQPDLHSGGSDLPSTLGILRPALQQILIDAVRASGTRVRLGCTVEKLDDQGEGAEAVFSDGTASSYDLVVGCDGIYSTTRESIGVTDRPEPTGMGVWRTLVPRPAELVRTDLAYGGPCHIAGYSPMSDDLAYALLVVDWHERDEADPADYAERMCAESATYGGLWPTIRAHITDPAAVHYTAFHRLLVEGPWHRGRIALAGDAVHVCPPTLAQGVAMSLEDAAVVAELLSSRDVWDDALLTEYRDRRMPRVQTVVDGSMQLAQWLREGNRQAAPALIARILTALIERP, from the coding sequence ATGGCCCGTGCACGGAGTGTCCTGATCGTCGGAGGGGGATCGGCGGGAAACACGCTCGCGATCCTGCTGGCCAACTCCGGAGTCTCCGTTGACCTCGTCGAGTCGCGGCCGGACTGGGGCGTCCTGGGCTCCGGCATCCTCCTGCACGGAAACGCGCTCAGGGTGCTGCGTGACGCGGGCGTGTGGCCACAGGTCCGCGACGCAGGGTTCGCATTCGACTCGATCGGCATCCTTGCACCGGACGGCACCGTGGTGGCCGAGCAGCCCGACCTGCACAGCGGCGGATCGGACCTGCCGTCGACCTTGGGCATCCTCCGGCCGGCCTTGCAGCAGATCCTGATCGACGCGGTCCGCGCCAGCGGCACCCGAGTGCGCCTGGGCTGCACGGTGGAGAAGCTTGACGACCAGGGCGAGGGAGCGGAAGCTGTCTTCAGCGACGGCACTGCCAGCAGCTACGACCTGGTGGTCGGCTGTGACGGCATCTACTCCACCACCCGTGAGTCGATCGGAGTGACGGACCGGCCGGAACCGACGGGGATGGGAGTGTGGCGCACTCTGGTGCCGCGCCCGGCCGAGCTGGTGCGTACGGATCTGGCCTATGGCGGGCCGTGCCACATCGCTGGCTACTCACCCATGAGCGATGACCTGGCGTACGCGCTGCTGGTCGTGGACTGGCATGAGCGCGACGAGGCCGACCCGGCCGACTACGCCGAGCGGATGTGCGCAGAGAGTGCCACGTACGGCGGGCTGTGGCCGACGATCCGCGCGCACATCACCGATCCGGCGGCGGTCCACTACACAGCCTTCCACCGCCTGCTGGTGGAAGGGCCGTGGCACCGCGGACGCATCGCGCTCGCCGGGGACGCGGTGCACGTCTGCCCGCCCACCCTTGCCCAGGGCGTCGCGATGTCCCTGGAGGACGCAGCCGTCGTCGCCGAGCTGCTGTCGTCGCGAGACGTGTGGGACGACGCGCTGCTGACCGAGTACCGAGATCGTCGCATGCCTCGGGTGCAGACGGTCGTTGACGGCTCCATGCAACTCGCGCAGTGGCTGAGGGAAGGTAACCGCCAAGCGGCGCCCGCCCTGATCGCCCGCATCCTGACCGCCCTGATCGAAAGGCCGTGA
- a CDS encoding recombinase family protein, whose protein sequence is MLQIPQRPCLYTRLSHAPDGSLEKCEHQEERGREAGARLRWPEFCCVYVDNSRSAWRRDRKRPDWDRMLLTLDSDSGKLIVGDPKADHHHDGIMTYHGDRLIRQPYDLEVLLNVADTRRIPLASVGGVRDLANPDDRFVLRIEAAQACREIDNLSRRRIEGYTRQVIRHGTCQHGGNRPFGFGTPTGRTKVKRDRETGEEREVETLDFSKPRAEETELLAIVARRLLVDHSVNGALRSLNNVSTTTAGGEWTSRVMWAVFTAPRISGHIERNGVLHKAVWDGVITEEERQALIALREGKRKEKPNPGPARKYLLVGGLRCGRCGSVSWRAKPVRKAADGQPAKRVYDCSQCHLSRSQEHLDAYVTGRVLRLLATKRFLRELHAAAEDGKPDIAAEITALELRKAQTRQQLEQLADNPDVDPVLAMLSLASFDKKIKELRGLLAQTAQHRQLTRMAGIGKGAWEAEPVDVRHEVVTSLFEITVKEGEWRGPGFNPASVELLRKSLKTASEEIDPQTQPWAAEPPALPAP, encoded by the coding sequence GTGCTCCAGATCCCGCAACGCCCATGCCTCTACACGAGGCTCTCACACGCCCCGGACGGCTCCCTGGAGAAGTGTGAGCACCAGGAGGAGCGCGGCCGCGAGGCTGGCGCGCGTCTTCGCTGGCCAGAGTTCTGCTGCGTCTACGTCGACAACTCGCGCTCTGCCTGGCGTCGCGACCGCAAGAGGCCGGACTGGGACAGGATGCTTCTCACACTCGACAGCGACAGCGGCAAGCTGATCGTGGGCGATCCCAAGGCGGACCACCACCACGACGGGATCATGACCTACCACGGCGACCGCCTCATCCGGCAGCCGTACGACCTGGAAGTTCTCCTCAACGTCGCCGACACCCGCCGCATCCCGCTGGCCTCGGTGGGCGGCGTCCGTGACCTCGCCAACCCCGACGACCGCTTCGTCCTGCGCATCGAGGCGGCACAGGCGTGCCGTGAGATCGACAACCTCTCCCGCCGCCGCATCGAGGGCTACACCCGCCAGGTGATCAGACACGGCACCTGCCAGCACGGCGGCAACCGGCCCTTCGGGTTCGGCACTCCAACCGGCAGGACCAAGGTCAAGAGGGACAGGGAGACCGGAGAGGAACGGGAAGTCGAGACCCTCGACTTCAGCAAGCCCCGGGCGGAGGAAACCGAGCTGCTCGCCATCGTGGCCCGCCGCCTGCTGGTCGACCACTCCGTCAACGGAGCCCTGCGCAGCCTGAACAACGTGTCGACTACCACTGCGGGAGGCGAGTGGACGTCACGGGTGATGTGGGCGGTGTTTACGGCCCCGCGCATCTCCGGCCACATCGAACGGAACGGCGTTCTGCACAAGGCGGTCTGGGACGGGGTCATCACCGAGGAGGAGCGCCAGGCGCTCATCGCACTTCGGGAGGGCAAGCGCAAGGAGAAGCCGAACCCGGGACCTGCACGCAAGTACCTCCTGGTTGGAGGGCTTCGCTGCGGGCGGTGCGGGAGCGTCAGCTGGCGCGCCAAGCCGGTACGCAAGGCAGCCGACGGCCAGCCTGCGAAGCGGGTGTACGACTGCTCGCAGTGCCATCTCTCGCGCAGCCAGGAGCACTTGGACGCGTATGTCACGGGCCGGGTGCTGCGGCTGCTGGCCACAAAAAGGTTCTTGCGTGAACTGCACGCGGCAGCCGAGGACGGAAAGCCCGACATTGCCGCGGAGATCACCGCGCTTGAGCTCCGCAAGGCACAAACCCGCCAGCAGCTGGAGCAGTTGGCAGACAACCCGGATGTGGATCCGGTGCTGGCGATGCTGTCGCTCGCCAGCTTCGACAAGAAGATCAAGGAACTGCGCGGCCTGCTCGCGCAGACCGCCCAGCACCGCCAGCTGACCCGGATGGCGGGCATCGGCAAGGGTGCCTGGGAGGCCGAGCCTGTTGACGTGCGGCACGAGGTCGTCACATCCCTCTTTGAGATCACGGTGAAGGAGGGCGAGTGGCGTGGCCCTGGGTTCAATCCGGCCAGCGTTGAGCTGCTGCGGAAGTCCCTTAAGACTGCGTCGGAGGAGATAGACCCCCAGACACAGCCGTGGGCCGCGGAGCCTCCGGCCCTCCCCGCCCCGTAG
- a CDS encoding helix-turn-helix transcriptional regulator — MRTPVDPQRLTRRRVEAGLSQNALARAVGVTKQLVSAVSLGKANFSPEVLDKVAQVLGCEIVDLLPPAEVRSRLQQLAGLASIGLVSVGLDDVDKVAEMLGCEITDLIPEDLATLAGILGCEATDLLRADAAKASA; from the coding sequence ATGAGAACCCCAGTGGATCCCCAGCGACTCACGCGCCGCAGGGTGGAAGCGGGACTGAGTCAAAACGCACTGGCCCGGGCGGTCGGCGTCACCAAGCAGCTGGTGAGCGCGGTCAGCCTCGGAAAGGCGAACTTCAGCCCTGAAGTGCTGGACAAGGTCGCCCAAGTCCTCGGCTGCGAGATCGTCGACCTGCTCCCCCCGGCCGAGGTCCGCAGCCGCCTCCAGCAGCTCGCCGGCCTCGCATCGATCGGTCTGGTCAGCGTCGGCCTCGACGACGTGGACAAGGTCGCCGAGATGCTCGGCTGCGAGATCACCGACCTGATCCCCGAAGACCTGGCCACGCTCGCCGGGATCCTCGGCTGCGAGGCAACAGATCTGCTCCGCGCCGACGCAGCCAAGGCGTCTGCCTGA
- a CDS encoding winged helix-turn-helix transcriptional regulator, producing MPAPKDPRPCSIADALALVGEKYSLLVLREVCLGNGRFDQLVRNIGAPRDVLATRLRRLVDAGILTKRAYSERPRRFEYRPTQAGLELEPVLMTLMAWGDRHLRKDDDRPMVIEHVCGHELLPVVTCSACGDRVRHEDLTAHPQAGGWTVAGPTAVA from the coding sequence ATGCCCGCCCCCAAGGACCCGCGCCCCTGCTCCATCGCCGACGCCCTGGCGCTGGTCGGCGAGAAGTACTCCCTGCTCGTCCTGCGCGAGGTGTGCCTCGGCAACGGCCGCTTCGACCAGCTGGTGCGCAACATCGGCGCCCCGCGCGATGTCCTCGCGACCCGGCTGCGCCGCCTCGTGGACGCCGGGATCCTGACCAAGCGGGCCTACAGCGAGCGCCCGCGGCGCTTCGAGTACCGGCCCACCCAGGCCGGCCTGGAGCTGGAACCGGTCCTGATGACCCTGATGGCGTGGGGCGACCGGCACCTGCGCAAGGACGACGACCGCCCGATGGTCATCGAGCACGTCTGCGGCCATGAACTGCTGCCGGTCGTCACCTGCTCGGCGTGCGGCGACCGGGTCCGGCACGAGGACCTCACGGCCCATCCGCAGGCCGGGGGCTGGACGGTGGCGGGACCGACCGCGGTGGCGTGA
- a CDS encoding RusA family crossover junction endodeoxyribonuclease, whose product MTALALILTVHGTPGPQGSKTRNAAGALYESSAKVKPWREAVKSAALDALSYDICWSPLSEAVRLEVVFTLRRPKHHFGTGRNAGTVKPSAPVYPTGKPDADKLLRSTQDALKDAGVLVDDSVVTDASAAKRYALTGLDALAHPGAVIRVWRLNTPKEDPSCLS is encoded by the coding sequence ATGACCGCGCTCGCCTTGATCCTCACCGTGCACGGCACGCCGGGCCCGCAGGGCTCCAAGACCCGCAACGCCGCTGGTGCCCTGTACGAGTCCTCGGCCAAGGTCAAGCCGTGGCGTGAAGCGGTGAAGTCGGCCGCGCTCGACGCCCTCAGCTACGACATCTGCTGGTCACCGCTCAGCGAAGCCGTGCGGCTGGAGGTCGTCTTCACGCTCCGGCGGCCGAAGCATCACTTCGGCACCGGCCGTAACGCAGGCACCGTCAAGCCTTCCGCACCGGTGTACCCGACCGGCAAGCCGGACGCGGACAAGCTGCTGCGCTCGACCCAGGACGCCTTGAAAGACGCGGGCGTGCTTGTCGACGACAGCGTCGTCACGGATGCCTCGGCCGCGAAGCGGTACGCCCTGACGGGCCTCGACGCCCTCGCTCACCCCGGCGCCGTCATCCGCGTCTGGCGCCTGAACACCCCCAAGGAGGACCCGTCGTGCCTGTCCTGA
- a CDS encoding recombinase RecT translates to MSDLKDRVKQAASGVDEQPEQAPVTDLAVTDTARQWLQRRETYFTDALPRHVDRAHFMAVALAAMEKLKGCSPASLHTALLACCRFGLEPDGRQAAIVPYKGVATFQPMYEGYIELMYRHSRVDSVHFSWVRENDQWDYEPTAPSPRDFFHKPRVDLTDDERGPVILAYAFAWIDGRRSQVIILNRSQAEQIRNKYSKAYAKAEREKMYDSPWHTDFDAMWAKSAVRRLVKVVPTSHDITELLQADDDADDGQTTPPVIRGTVISRDDRPGTEGQETQATAWPTTAQPGGAAEGGEQE, encoded by the coding sequence ATGTCCGACCTCAAGGACCGTGTGAAGCAGGCCGCGAGCGGCGTCGACGAGCAGCCGGAGCAGGCGCCGGTCACCGACCTGGCTGTGACGGACACGGCTCGCCAGTGGCTCCAGCGTCGCGAGACCTACTTCACCGACGCGCTGCCCCGGCACGTCGACCGGGCGCACTTCATGGCCGTCGCCCTCGCCGCGATGGAGAAGCTGAAGGGCTGCTCGCCTGCGAGCCTGCACACCGCGCTGCTGGCGTGCTGCCGCTTCGGCCTGGAGCCCGACGGCCGTCAGGCCGCCATCGTCCCCTACAAGGGCGTGGCGACCTTCCAGCCGATGTACGAGGGCTACATCGAGCTGATGTACCGGCATTCCCGCGTCGACAGCGTCCATTTCAGCTGGGTCCGGGAGAACGACCAGTGGGACTACGAGCCCACCGCCCCGAGCCCGCGCGACTTCTTCCACAAGCCGCGCGTCGACCTCACCGACGACGAGCGCGGCCCCGTGATCCTCGCCTACGCGTTCGCGTGGATCGACGGTCGCCGCTCCCAGGTCATCATCCTCAACCGCAGCCAGGCCGAGCAGATCCGGAACAAGTACAGCAAGGCGTACGCGAAGGCGGAGCGGGAGAAGATGTACGACTCCCCGTGGCACACCGACTTCGACGCCATGTGGGCCAAGTCGGCCGTCCGGCGCTTGGTCAAGGTCGTGCCCACGTCGCACGACATCACCGAACTGCTCCAGGCCGACGATGACGCCGATGACGGCCAGACCACCCCGCCCGTCATCCGGGGCACCGTCATCTCCCGCGACGACCGACCCGGCACCGAAGGGCAGGAGACGCAGGCCACGGCCTGGCCGACCACCGCGCAGCCCGGCGGCGCTGCCGAGGGCGGTGAGCAGGAGTGA
- a CDS encoding LuxR C-terminal-related transcriptional regulator has protein sequence MSDSPLAFAWARAYGADQLSAFIEDLWGAASGDNDLQTLDAIERVIADHRPDNDAVPCPLTARQIAVLTELACGETYESAGRKLEISGSTVHTMCRQICDLLRANNTMHAVTIATGYGWLTALSLPQPHPKPKRRNPIEGAARHRAHAAELREQPGVELCVGDYADRHTARTTARRIRKGGFSAYAPADSFEARPVQTDNGRWTIRAQYVGNSSDTSQEAAS, from the coding sequence ATGTCCGATAGCCCTCTCGCCTTCGCATGGGCCCGCGCCTACGGCGCCGACCAACTGTCCGCATTCATCGAGGACCTCTGGGGCGCCGCCTCCGGCGACAACGACCTCCAGACGCTGGATGCGATCGAGCGGGTCATCGCGGACCACCGCCCGGACAATGACGCGGTCCCCTGCCCGCTGACCGCGCGTCAGATCGCCGTGCTGACCGAGCTGGCGTGCGGTGAGACGTACGAGTCAGCTGGCCGCAAGCTGGAGATCTCCGGCTCCACGGTCCACACCATGTGCCGCCAGATCTGCGATCTCCTCCGCGCCAACAACACGATGCACGCGGTGACCATCGCGACCGGCTACGGGTGGTTGACCGCTCTCAGCCTTCCGCAGCCGCACCCCAAGCCGAAGCGCAGGAACCCCATCGAGGGAGCAGCACGCCACCGCGCACACGCTGCCGAGTTGAGAGAGCAGCCCGGCGTCGAACTGTGCGTCGGCGACTACGCAGACCGGCACACGGCTCGGACTACCGCGCGCCGCATCCGCAAGGGCGGGTTTTCGGCCTATGCGCCCGCGGACTCCTTCGAAGCGCGCCCCGTCCAGACGGACAACGGCAGATGGACGATCCGCGCCCAGTACGTCGGCAACTCCAGCGACACCTCACAGGAAGCAGCGTCATGA
- a CDS encoding helix-turn-helix domain-containing protein encodes MPVFPPLTEVADSTGTPGPEIAEALSALLRRYRTSRAPLDAHRAADALGVDPPPVQYLPGKLRAAGLTQEQLSALLHVSARAYGAWERGTAAIRPEIVAALAAVLGMPEADRAVLHRLALHQDPPPVPAPPDGSLVDPMWRMMVHLQPYPAYVCTTAWDILVANRAYYDCFPFVAPASADAEANIVRSALLRPEAQDVLVNWAQDWAEPVLRQVWSTYQLHPANERLAALIRDVARHPTTRELWERRETSSTTYPDTVERALRHPQWGETAVVNLAATPESLRLAGFRFVALLPAHLKGDLEELEASVAAMGG; translated from the coding sequence ATGCCCGTTTTCCCACCGCTGACGGAGGTCGCCGATTCGACCGGCACTCCCGGACCCGAGATCGCGGAGGCGCTCAGTGCGCTGCTGCGCCGCTACCGCACCAGCCGCGCACCGCTCGATGCGCACCGAGCCGCCGACGCCCTCGGCGTGGACCCGCCTCCAGTGCAGTACCTGCCGGGAAAGCTACGCGCTGCCGGGCTCACCCAGGAGCAGCTCAGCGCGCTTCTGCATGTGAGCGCGCGCGCCTACGGTGCATGGGAGCGCGGCACAGCCGCCATACGCCCCGAGATCGTCGCGGCCCTGGCGGCTGTCCTGGGCATGCCGGAGGCAGACCGGGCCGTGCTGCACCGCCTCGCGCTGCACCAGGATCCCCCACCTGTGCCAGCACCCCCGGACGGTTCGCTGGTGGACCCAATGTGGCGGATGATGGTCCACCTTCAGCCGTATCCGGCCTACGTGTGCACCACGGCCTGGGACATCTTGGTAGCGAACCGGGCCTACTACGACTGCTTCCCGTTCGTCGCACCGGCCAGCGCCGACGCCGAGGCCAACATCGTGCGCTCCGCTCTGCTGCGCCCTGAGGCACAGGACGTGTTGGTCAACTGGGCTCAGGATTGGGCCGAGCCGGTACTCCGCCAGGTGTGGTCCACGTACCAGCTCCATCCCGCCAACGAGCGGCTGGCCGCGCTGATCCGTGACGTGGCTCGCCACCCGACGACTCGTGAGCTGTGGGAGCGGCGCGAGACCAGCAGCACCACGTACCCGGATACGGTCGAGCGAGCGTTGAGGCACCCGCAGTGGGGAGAGACCGCGGTGGTGAACCTGGCCGCGACACCGGAGTCACTGCGGCTGGCGGGCTTCCGCTTCGTCGCATTGCTGCCCGCGCATCTCAAGGGTGACTTGGAGGAGTTGGAGGCTTCTGTCGCGGCAATGGGCGGATGA
- a CDS encoding YqaJ viral recombinase family protein, which yields MTTTRPASTPTTAATKRAAVEAKAEEEQTEAAPVTPPAPDAIPTTHPESTSPAGARSAVEGSKAGEERTPVTAPETLPAPGGPQTARTTSTSPADDLSTGSAGAKAGEEPPGRTPPPVTRPAPYGPQPTGPEAGDRVSGPVTPTARLLLPAGAPIDAWCDARRQGAGGSDVAAILGMDGHGGALRVWLEKTGQAPERRDARLERSARRGHALEGLVAEFFAEESGLIVLDSPGTLQHVDHPHWIANPDRLTVAPDTQARDELGVLECKTRTWRSARVENWRGDEAPDGPALQAHWYMTVTGLGFAYVAGLIDDDLTWFRLEHDDELSGLLADAVDRFWHDHVLAGLPPKPDGAEATTELLARLWDAREEATVEVDPVEVAFLTQRRSVLKERMGDLAEELGTVENRMRQLAGEAEVAMVGGREAYSWRANGQFAPARFRAGEPELAAQYSRLVPAVDVTRLEAEHPKTYRKYRARVLRVPTEG from the coding sequence ATGACGACCACGCGTCCGGCGTCAACGCCGACCACCGCCGCCACGAAGCGGGCCGCCGTGGAAGCCAAGGCGGAAGAGGAGCAGACCGAAGCCGCTCCCGTGACGCCGCCTGCGCCGGACGCGATCCCGACCACCCACCCGGAGTCAACGTCACCCGCAGGCGCCCGCAGCGCCGTTGAGGGATCGAAGGCAGGCGAGGAGCGCACCCCTGTGACAGCTCCCGAGACCCTGCCTGCTCCGGGTGGGCCCCAGACCGCCCGTACGACGTCAACGTCACCTGCCGATGACCTGAGCACGGGCTCGGCGGGAGCCAAGGCCGGAGAGGAGCCGCCTGGACGAACACCGCCTCCAGTGACTCGACCTGCGCCGTACGGGCCCCAGCCGACCGGGCCGGAGGCTGGTGACAGAGTCTCTGGCCCGGTCACCCCCACAGCCCGTCTGCTACTGCCCGCAGGCGCCCCCATCGACGCCTGGTGTGACGCTCGGCGCCAGGGCGCGGGTGGCAGTGACGTCGCGGCGATCCTCGGCATGGACGGCCACGGCGGCGCCCTGCGCGTCTGGCTGGAGAAGACCGGCCAGGCCCCCGAACGCCGTGACGCGCGCCTGGAACGATCTGCCCGGCGCGGCCACGCCCTGGAGGGCCTCGTCGCGGAGTTCTTCGCTGAAGAGTCCGGGCTGATCGTGCTCGACTCGCCGGGCACTCTCCAGCACGTCGACCACCCCCACTGGATCGCCAACCCCGACCGCCTCACCGTCGCCCCCGACACCCAGGCCCGCGACGAACTCGGCGTACTGGAGTGCAAGACCCGCACCTGGCGCTCCGCCCGCGTCGAGAACTGGCGCGGCGACGAAGCCCCCGACGGGCCCGCTCTCCAAGCCCACTGGTACATGACCGTCACCGGCCTCGGCTTCGCCTACGTCGCCGGGCTCATCGACGACGACCTGACCTGGTTCCGGCTGGAGCACGACGACGAACTCTCCGGCCTACTCGCCGACGCCGTCGACCGGTTCTGGCACGACCACGTCCTCGCCGGCCTCCCGCCCAAGCCCGACGGGGCCGAGGCCACCACCGAGCTACTCGCACGTCTGTGGGACGCCCGCGAAGAGGCCACCGTCGAGGTCGACCCGGTCGAAGTCGCGTTCCTCACGCAGCGCCGCAGCGTGCTGAAGGAGCGGATGGGCGACCTCGCCGAGGAACTCGGCACGGTCGAGAACCGCATGCGGCAACTCGCCGGTGAGGCTGAGGTCGCCATGGTCGGCGGCCGGGAGGCCTACTCCTGGCGCGCCAACGGCCAGTTCGCCCCTGCCCGGTTCCGTGCGGGTGAGCCCGAACTCGCGGCCCAGTACTCCCGCCTGGTCCCGGCCGTCGACGTGACGCGGCTGGAAGCCGAGCACCCCAAGACCTACCGCAAGTACCGAGCACGCGTGCTTCGCGTGCCCACGGAGGGATGA